The DNA region TATGGCACGGTATAGTTTATTCTCCAGACTATGGGATTCCTCAAAAAAGAAAAAGATTAGTGTTGCTTGCATCAAAAAAAGGTGAGATAAAGATTATCAAACCTACGCATAAACCAAATGAATATGTAACTGTAAAAGATGTTATTGGAAACTTGGCTCCGATAGGTGCAGGAGAAACTGCGATGAATGATTTTATACATAAGGCTTCTAATATTTCAGAAAAAAACTTAAAAAGAATTAGACAATCTAAACCTGGTGGAAGTTGGAAAACGGACTGGGATGAAGAGCTAAAGCTTGAGTGTCACAAAAAAGAGAATGGAAAATCGTACGGAAGTGTATATGGCAGAATGAGATGGAATGAACCGTCACCGACAATGACTACTTTTTGTACAGGCATCGGAAATGGAAGATTTGGGCATCCTGAACAAGATAGAGCTATTTCACTGAGAGAGGCTGCAATATTACAAACTTTTCCTAAAGATTATAAATTTGTAGATAAAGAGGAAAATTTAAAGTTTGGGCAAGTATCAAGACAAATAGGCAATGCAGTGCCTCCGAAATTGGGTGAGGTTATAGGGAAAAGTATTATAGAACATTTAAAGGAGTTTGACAATGGCGAAAATTAAAAGTAAATATACTGAAGAAGAGCAAAACAAAATTCAAGAACAAATAAATACTGAGTCTGGTTTGTATGACTATATGTCCAAAGATTATCCATTTGAGGTAATTGAATCAAAATTTGGAGATGAAGGCGATGAAAAAGCAACTCTTTATGTTCCTGAATATCAAAGAGAATTTGTTTGGGATCCAAAAAAGCAATCAAGATTTATCGAATCAGTTTTATTGGGTGTGCCATTAACTCCTTTTTTAGTGTCTGAAGATGAAAATGGGAGATTGGAAATTATTGATGGTTCGCAAAGAATTAGAACATTAATAGCATTTCATGAAGACAAATTACGATTAAGGGGTCTTGAAAAACTTGATAAAATTAATGGTGCTAAGTTTAAAGACTTACCTAAAAAAGCACAAACTTACTTTAATAATAGGGATTTCAAAATTATCATTACAGATGAAGCAGAAAAACAAGTTAAGCAAGATATATTTAACAGAATAAATACAAGTAGTGAAGCTTTAACTGATAGTGAAATACGAAAAGGAGCATATGCTGGGAATTTTTATACAATGATTCTTGAATTAAAAGATAATCAAGCATTTAAAGCAGTTTGTCCAATTTCTGAAACTAAAGAGCTAAGAGGAGAATATGAGGAGTTAATTTTGAGGTTTTTTTCATATATTGATAGATATCAAGAATTTAAACATGATGTAGCAAATTTTTTAAATGATTATCTTGATGAAATGAATGAGCAAATTTTTGATAAAGATTTATATTTAAAATCATTTAACGATATGGTTAATTTTATTAACAAAAATTTTCCTTTAGGATTTAGAAAAGAAGCTAGCAATAATTCAACTCCACGAGTAAGGTTTGAGGCAATATCAGTAGGTGTTCATTTAGCATTAAAAGAAAATCCATCTTTAACTAATCCAAATATGGACTGGCTAGAGTCTGAAGGTTTTAAAAATCAAACTACTTCGGATGCAAGCAATAACCCTAATAGATTAAAAAATAGAATAGAGTTTGTAAGAGATGGTTTGTTGGGTCGATTAACGCCTGATAGGTTGATTAATGGTTAGCACAAAAAGTGATTTTGAACAAAGAAAAGATGAAATTGATGAGTACTTTTCATTCCTTGAAATACTTAACAACGAAAATGTATCACTTAAGTATAGCGATATTAATGGTATCAAAAATATTCAAATATCTCAAAAACTTCACAAAATATTTATAGCGAATACTTTTTTGCTTTTATACAATATTGTTGAATCAACAGTCAGGAATTCGATAGTTGAAATTTACAACAAAATTCAAGATGATGAAGTTAGTTATAAATATTTATCAGAAAAAATAAAACAAATTTGGCTTCATAAGAAAAGAAAAGCTTTTATTGTTAAAGATGAAGGAGATGAAAGTATTGAAAAAAAACTTCAAAATATTATTGAAGAAATAATTAATACTGAAATTATAGTTTTGACTGAAAAAGACATTTACATTTCAGGAAATATTGATGCACAAGAAATTAGGAATTTAGCCAATAAAATAGGATTTGAAATTTCAAGAGATGGTAGGCATCTTGAAGATATTAAAGTTAAACGAAATCGTCTTGCACATGGTGAACAAACTTTTTATGAAATAGGAAAAGATTTTACATATAATGAACTAAATAATTACAAACAAAATACTTTCGAGCATTTAGAAGATGTTATTGAAAAAATAGAAAAATTTATTAATGAAAAAAAGTATCAAATTGCCGTATAAATAATATAAATTATCTCAAATGATAATTTCTTCCAACTCCTCAAGCGGCGCACTTATAACACCCTCAAACTGAGTGCGGTTAAAAGTCTGCTGTCGTTTTGCAAGCTGGGCGGTGTGGGTGGAGATATTTTCACACATCTCATCTTTTGTGACTTTGCCATCAAGATACTCCAAAACTTCTATGATTCCTATTGAACTCATAGAATGAGGGAGTCTTGTGTATCGCTGTTCTAGGCGGCATATTTCATCTATAAGTCCGCCCTCGTACATCTTTTGGGTGCGTTTTTTTATCCTCTCTCGCAAAACTTCTCTTTCAACCTCAATGTTATAGATAGGTAGATTCTCTATAACCGGTTTTGGCGGATTTTGCCTAAACCATTCGCTTGGAGTCAAACCTGAGGCTTCATATATAAGAAGAGCTTTTTCTATCCTATATCTGTCATTTTGAGAGATGTTTTGCATATATTGTTTATCTAAAGTATATAAAAAATCATAACTCTCTTGCAGATTAAGCAGCCTTTTTTCAACTCTTTTTTTTGTTGCATCATCTATCTTTGGGATGTTTGAGAGTCCATCAACAAGCATTTTTAGATAAAAGGAAGTTCCGCCGACGATGATGAGGTTTTTACTCTCGTCTTGGCACTTTTGCATTACCTCTTTGTAAAGTCTTATAAATATATCAACACTAAAGTACTCATTCGGGTATAAAACATCTATACCGAAATGCCTAATCTCTTGGAGTTCGCATTTAGAGGGTTTTGCAGAGACGATGTCTATCTCTTTGTAGATGCTAAGAGAATCTATGGAGAGTATATAAGCGTTGATTTTTTTAGCGACTTTAATGGCTAAGTCACTTTTTCCCGAAGCAGTTGGACCGATGATAGCTAGTTGAATCATGGCGAAATTATATCATTTTAAATCAACTTTGGGTAAAATGAAACAAAAACTAAATTAGGGTCAAATTTGCAAAAATATATAAATAAACTCAAAGATTTTAATGAACTGGTTATGTTTGAACACTCTATCTTTTCACTTCCTTTTATTTTTATAGCTATGATAGTGGCGGCTGATGGCTGGTTTGGTTTTACTCTGCTTATTTTAGGAGCGCTTGCGGCGGTGAGTGCTAGAAATTTTGCAATGGGGTTAAACAGATTTGCAGACAGAGACATAGATGCACTCAACCCTAGAACTATGTCAAGACCGAATGTTGACGGGCGGCTTGATGCTTCATCTATATTAATTTTTATTGCGGTAAATGCTTTTGCTTTTGTCGGTGTGGCATATCTAATAAATTCTTTGGCATTTTATCTTAGTTTTCCGATACTCTTTATTTTAGGGAGTTACTCATATTTTAAAAGGTTCTCATCTTTGGCACATATAGTGTTAGGGATGTCGCTTGGGCTTGCTCCTATTGCGGGTGTTGTTGCTGTAAGTGCCGAGATAACTGCTTGGTCGGTTATGCTTAGTTTGGGAGTAATATTTTGGGTTGCAGGCTTTGATTTGCTATACTCTTTGCAAGATATGGATTTTGACAGAGAAAAAGGGTTGCACTCTATTCCCTCAAAATACGGCTCCGACGCAACACTTAAAATTTCGGCTTTTTTTCATATGTTAACCGTAATTTTTTGGGTACTGTTTGTCTGGGTTGCAGGGCTTGGAGTATTTGCTTATACTGCTGTAGCTTTAAGTACTTTTATGCTCGGCTATGAACACTATTTAGTTAGAAAAGATTTTACTAAGATTGACCGTGCTTTTTTTACGGTAAACGGTTATCTCGGTATTGCTTTTTTTATTTTAATCGTATTGGATGAGGTGATATTATGAGTGTAAGATTAGTTAGCGCGCCGATTAATATAGTTTTTAGTAAAGTAGATGCGGACAAAGAGGCATATTTAAGAGAGTATCAGTACTTAAGCGAAAGTGAAGATGATTCGATAAATCAGTGGTTAAAACTGGCTCGCGCAAAGGGTGAAACAAATGATACGGATCCTGTTTTGTTAAATCTTATAGTAGAACTGCACAAAAAGATAGATGCCCTAGAGCGGTTTTTAAAAAATGAAGAACCTAAAAAATTGTCTCTTATGTATGAGATTCCCATAGAGTCTATCGGGTTTGAGCACTTTAAATTATCGCAGGATATTTTAGAAGAGGGTGCGGAGTATTACGGCAGAGTTGAAATGCCTGTTCGCCCAAGAAGGGATGTCTGCATATTTTTTACTGCAATCGATAAGTCGCTGGCTAAAATAACTAAAATACATGAACGAGAAAACAGAGAGTGGGCTGCATATTTAACGGCAAGAGAGAGAGTGCTCATTCGTGAAGCCAGAGAGAGCAAAGAATGAATATGGAGCATATAAACATAGAGTATTTAGTGGTTGCTATGGGAGCCATGATTTTATATCTAATTTACTATGTTTTTACAAAAGATTCGGAGTATAATAAAAATATTCGTGCAGTTGCGACTGTGGCAGAAGAGCTAAATAAAGAGATTTTTTACCTAAAAAAAAAGCTAAACGATACACAAATCAATATTAAAAATAATAGTTCTCGTATGAACGATGAAGACATTTATCAAGAGATAGAGAGAACTGTTTATGATATGGTTAAGCCTATTTCGCTTAGTTTAAAAAGATTGGAAGAGGGTATCCAAAGAATAGATGAACATGTTGATGCAAGAATCTCTTCGTTGGAGAGCGGTGTGAAGCAGATATCTATTCCCGCTTCGATTCACGGTAATGATGATGAAAAGATTATATCATTATATAAACAGGGAATAACGCTTGAGACTATCTCAAAAGAGCTGCATATATCTAAAGCAGAAGTTGAATTTGTACTGAAAATCAACAAGATAAAGTAACTATATATGGCTGATAGAAAACTCTTTACATTTGTCTCAATGTTAATCGGCATTAGTATTTTTCTCATATATTCGCTCTCCGTATACACGACTATACTTTTTGGAGTAAACGAGTTTCATTTTGCAATAAGACAAACAGCTTTTGGATTTTTAAGCATACTGATAATTTGGCTTTTGGCTCAAGGGGATCCGGATAAACTTTTAACACCCATAGGGTTTACGCTATTTATCGGTTCGGCAATTTTGATGATAGCTATGCCGTTTTTGCCCGGGTTTTTGGTTTCAGCAGTAGGCGGTGCAAAGAGATGGATAAAAGTTTTTGGATTTTCACTGGCACCGGTTGAGTTTTTTAAAGTCGGATTTGTATATTTTTTAGCATGGAGTTTTTCAAGAAGACTCGGACATCACGGCGGCATGGGAGTAAAAGAGGAGTTTATCAGATTTACTCCGTACGGAATAGTTTTTATACTCTCTATGTTTATTATAGCTTTTGTTCAAAATGACTTGGGTCAGGTTGTGGTACTCGGTCTTACTCTGCTTTTTATGCTTATGTTTGCCGGAAGCAGTTTTA from Sulfurimonas sp. includes:
- the mqnP gene encoding menaquinone biosynthesis prenyltransferase MqnP, whose product is MQKYINKLKDFNELVMFEHSIFSLPFIFIAMIVAADGWFGFTLLILGALAAVSARNFAMGLNRFADRDIDALNPRTMSRPNVDGRLDASSILIFIAVNAFAFVGVAYLINSLAFYLSFPILFILGSYSYFKRFSSLAHIVLGMSLGLAPIAGVVAVSAEITAWSVMLSLGVIFWVAGFDLLYSLQDMDFDREKGLHSIPSKYGSDATLKISAFFHMLTVIFWVLFVWVAGLGVFAYTAVALSTFMLGYEHYLVRKDFTKIDRAFFTVNGYLGIAFFILIVLDEVIL
- the miaA gene encoding tRNA (adenosine(37)-N6)-dimethylallyltransferase MiaA, producing MIQLAIIGPTASGKSDLAIKVAKKINAYILSIDSLSIYKEIDIVSAKPSKCELQEIRHFGIDVLYPNEYFSVDIFIRLYKEVMQKCQDESKNLIIVGGTSFYLKMLVDGLSNIPKIDDATKKRVEKRLLNLQESYDFLYTLDKQYMQNISQNDRYRIEKALLIYEASGLTPSEWFRQNPPKPVIENLPIYNIEVEREVLRERIKKRTQKMYEGGLIDEICRLEQRYTRLPHSMSSIGIIEVLEYLDGKVTKDEMCENISTHTAQLAKRQQTFNRTQFEGVISAPLEELEEIII
- a CDS encoding DNA cytosine methyltransferase — encoded protein: MTKQKISAVDLFCGIGGLSFGLKKSGIEIKAGIDFDDSCKYAYETNCNSEFMYADVSSVQKEDINKYFEEDEIKVLVGCAPCQPFSTYTLNGDKQKDQRWQLLYHFARLIKETNPDIVSMENVPNLLNFKKEPVLDNFIKDLKDGGYYVWHGIVYSPDYGIPQKRKRLVLLASKKGEIKIIKPTHKPNEYVTVKDVIGNLAPIGAGETAMNDFIHKASNISEKNLKRIRQSKPGGSWKTDWDEELKLECHKKENGKSYGSVYGRMRWNEPSPTMTTFCTGIGNGRFGHPEQDRAISLREAAILQTFPKDYKFVDKEENLKFGQVSRQIGNAVPPKLGEVIGKSIIEHLKEFDNGEN
- a CDS encoding MAE_28990/MAE_18760 family HEPN-like nuclease, producing MVSTKSDFEQRKDEIDEYFSFLEILNNENVSLKYSDINGIKNIQISQKLHKIFIANTFLLLYNIVESTVRNSIVEIYNKIQDDEVSYKYLSEKIKQIWLHKKRKAFIVKDEGDESIEKKLQNIIEEIINTEIIVLTEKDIYISGNIDAQEIRNLANKIGFEISRDGRHLEDIKVKRNRLAHGEQTFYEIGKDFTYNELNNYKQNTFEHLEDVIEKIEKFINEKKYQIAV
- a CDS encoding DUF262 domain-containing protein translates to MAKIKSKYTEEEQNKIQEQINTESGLYDYMSKDYPFEVIESKFGDEGDEKATLYVPEYQREFVWDPKKQSRFIESVLLGVPLTPFLVSEDENGRLEIIDGSQRIRTLIAFHEDKLRLRGLEKLDKINGAKFKDLPKKAQTYFNNRDFKIIITDEAEKQVKQDIFNRINTSSEALTDSEIRKGAYAGNFYTMILELKDNQAFKAVCPISETKELRGEYEELILRFFSYIDRYQEFKHDVANFLNDYLDEMNEQIFDKDLYLKSFNDMVNFINKNFPLGFRKEASNNSTPRVRFEAISVGVHLALKENPSLTNPNMDWLESEGFKNQTTSDASNNPNRLKNRIEFVRDGLLGRLTPDRLING